Proteins co-encoded in one Anopheles moucheti chromosome X, idAnoMoucSN_F20_07, whole genome shotgun sequence genomic window:
- the LOC128306855 gene encoding uncharacterized protein LOC128306855, giving the protein MLFSSGKLCKIALAVTVCCLLLCCDPAEANPLPGKGSKTLSSTKTAASNSKKANAPRHSLGTGARMGLIGTGVAGGVLTSLI; this is encoded by the exons ATGCTGTTCAGTTCTG GAAAGCTGTGCAAGATCGCACTCGCAGTGaccgtttgctgtttgctgctcTGCTGTGATCCGGCTGAAGCAAATCCGTTACCGGGCAAGGGTAGCAAAACGTTATCAAGCACCAAGACTGCTGCCAGTAACAGCAAGAAGGCGAATGCACCGAGACATTCGCTTGGTACGGGCGCACGGATGGGATTGATTGGAACGGGTGTTGCTGGTGGCGTACTGACCTCCCTTATATAA